In Phreatobacter aquaticus, a single genomic region encodes these proteins:
- a CDS encoding solute carrier family 23 protein gives MADGYFPKWTEKTSGVVLPDERLPLGQTVVIGVQHVVAMFGATVLAPILMGFDPNVSILFSGVATLIFFVVTGGRVPSYLGSSFAFIGPVLAAIAGGAAAGAAPNIGVALGGIIAAGALYTAIGVVVMVIGHDWVEKVMPPVVTGAIVAAIGLVLAPIAIGMASGTGPQNADGSGFSRWIALITVVAVGASAVYAPGLWRRLPILIGAVIGYVVYLVAANGLGFGPPIDFSKVGAAALFGMPNFSSPVFDARAMVLIAPVAIILVAENLGHLKGIAAMTGRNLDPYIGRAFVGDGLATMLSGSFGGTGVTTYAENMGVMAVTKIFSTLMFVAAALIAILLGFSPKFGALILTIPVPVLGGLAIVVFGLIAATAGRIWVENKVDFSNPRNLITVAVALVLGAGNFKLTLAGFTLDGIGTATFGAIILYHLLRDPPAD, from the coding sequence ATGGCTGACGGCTATTTTCCGAAATGGACCGAGAAGACGTCGGGCGTGGTCCTGCCCGACGAGCGGCTGCCGCTTGGACAGACGGTCGTCATCGGTGTGCAGCACGTGGTCGCGATGTTCGGCGCGACCGTGCTGGCGCCGATCCTGATGGGGTTCGACCCCAATGTCTCGATCCTGTTCTCGGGCGTGGCCACGCTGATCTTCTTCGTGGTGACGGGCGGCCGCGTGCCGAGCTATCTCGGCTCGTCCTTCGCCTTCATCGGCCCGGTTCTGGCAGCCATTGCCGGCGGTGCCGCGGCGGGTGCAGCCCCCAATATCGGTGTGGCGCTCGGCGGCATCATCGCTGCCGGCGCGCTCTATACCGCCATCGGTGTTGTGGTGATGGTCATCGGCCATGACTGGGTGGAAAAGGTCATGCCGCCGGTTGTCACCGGCGCGATCGTCGCGGCCATCGGCCTCGTGCTCGCGCCCATCGCCATCGGCATGGCGTCCGGCACCGGGCCGCAGAATGCCGATGGCTCGGGCTTCTCGCGCTGGATCGCACTGATCACGGTGGTGGCAGTTGGTGCCTCGGCCGTCTATGCGCCCGGCCTCTGGCGCCGCCTGCCGATCCTGATCGGTGCGGTGATCGGCTATGTCGTCTATCTCGTCGCGGCGAACGGCCTTGGCTTCGGTCCGCCGATCGACTTCTCGAAAGTGGGCGCCGCCGCCCTCTTCGGCATGCCCAACTTCTCATCCCCGGTGTTCGATGCCCGGGCCATGGTGCTGATCGCGCCAGTCGCGATCATCCTGGTTGCCGAGAACCTTGGCCACCTCAAGGGGATCGCGGCCATGACCGGCCGCAATCTCGACCCCTATATCGGCCGCGCCTTCGTCGGAGATGGTCTCGCCACCATGCTGTCGGGCTCATTCGGCGGCACCGGCGTCACTACCTATGCCGAGAACATGGGCGTGATGGCGGTCACCAAGATCTTCTCCACGCTGATGTTCGTGGCAGCCGCCCTGATCGCCATCCTGCTCGGCTTCTCGCCGAAATTCGGCGCGCTGATCCTGACCATTCCGGTGCCGGTGCTGGGCGGCCTTGCCATCGTCGTGTTCGGCCTGATCGCAGCCACGGCTGGCCGCATCTGGGTGGAGAACAAGGTCGATTTCTCCAATCCGCGCAACCTGATCACGGTCGCCGTCGCGCTCGTGCTCGGCGCCGGCAATTTCAAGCTGACGCTCGCCGGCTTCACGCTGGACGGGATCGGCACCGCCACCTTCGGCGCGATCATCCTCTATCACCTGCTGCGCGACCCGCCGGCGGATTGA
- the rocF gene encoding arginase — protein MTVTRSDQSIVLIGAPVEEGAGTAGAIMGPAALRTARLVATLADLGHRVDDRGDLMLPPSLPTAPEGMDRARHYQRIAGWSRIIADATEAAMGQGGLPVVLGGDHSLSMGSVSGVARHCAKAGRPLFVLWLDAHADFNTPATSPSGNMHGMSAAFLCGEPGLEDLLGDKPAPRLAPENLTLFGIRSVDRDERALLADRGIDVIDMRLIDEFGVSVLMARVIERVAAAGGHLHVSLDVDFLDPSLAPGVGTTVPGGATYREAHLIMEMLHDSGLVGSLDVVELNPFLDDRGKSALLLVDLVASLFGRQVVARGGGRR, from the coding sequence ATGACCGTCACGCGGTCCGACCAATCCATCGTGCTAATCGGCGCCCCTGTTGAGGAGGGCGCGGGCACCGCTGGTGCGATCATGGGGCCGGCCGCTTTGCGCACGGCACGACTGGTGGCGACACTCGCGGATCTCGGCCACCGGGTCGACGATCGGGGCGATCTCATGCTTCCGCCCTCATTGCCCACAGCACCCGAGGGCATGGACCGCGCGCGCCACTATCAGCGCATCGCCGGCTGGTCCCGCATCATTGCCGATGCGACCGAGGCCGCGATGGGGCAGGGGGGACTGCCTGTCGTGCTCGGCGGCGACCACTCGCTGTCGATGGGCTCCGTGTCCGGCGTGGCCCGCCATTGCGCGAAGGCCGGGCGCCCGCTTTTCGTGCTCTGGCTGGATGCCCATGCCGATTTCAACACGCCGGCAACCTCGCCATCAGGCAACATGCACGGGATGTCGGCGGCGTTCCTCTGCGGCGAGCCCGGGCTGGAGGACCTGCTCGGCGACAAGCCCGCGCCCAGGCTCGCACCGGAGAACCTGACCCTGTTCGGCATCCGCTCGGTCGATCGCGACGAACGGGCGCTTCTGGCCGATCGCGGCATCGACGTCATCGACATGCGGCTGATCGACGAGTTCGGCGTCTCCGTCCTGATGGCCCGCGTGATCGAGCGGGTGGCCGCAGCCGGCGGCCATCTCCATGTCAGTCTCGACGTCGACTTTCTCGACCCCTCCCTGGCACCGGGCGTCGGCACGACGGTGCCGGGCGGTGCGACCTATCGTGAGGCTCATCTCATCATGGAGATGCTGCACGATTCCGGTCTCGTCGGGTCGCTCGACGTGGTCGAGCTCAATCCCTTCCTCGACGACAGGGGAAAGAGCGCCCTGCTGCTGGTCGATCTGGTGGCGAGCCTGTTCGGTCGTCAGGTGGTGGCACGCGGCGGCGGGCGCCGCTGA
- a CDS encoding lysozyme inhibitor LprI family protein, producing the protein MLTTSALLRPLLVALICGLSVPAFAGARPDVSIAGRWRVVVAERAPWNTAPTLATPLMRSGLVFRDGRLEGPAPIACAPADFEIAMVPAEGLFQGALPADRAVDLGARLGVVGPGETVTYRVTCPNGSFDFHRATDSISLKFALDGVVYTLRQPEQDDGSRPDAAFVQAAPAGFDCGRARSTAERLICADADTTRLDGEMAAAFGRLRLALSAEGREALVAAQRVFLGFRDRQCRTGGAMPRGDEERRQAIQCLGEVTGARADLLKSLTVRRIGDLIIEPHLTTRWETRASDGSEARSLLMDDVVPVASGPGADMFNRVYRAAIPTGRPLDVALYRQRMPDLVGTLTRTYDISLADGRMVSLVVTGHIETGTRVSPDVKAVTIDRARGRLASLGDIFRVDEAFRAAIRERIVTQARERNQSPAREDMDRRIADAGNWSFQADKAVLLKPWLGSDPEELEIPANELVPFLRPDGLWRPRR; encoded by the coding sequence ATGCTCACGACATCTGCGCTGCTGCGCCCCCTGCTCGTCGCCCTCATATGCGGCCTCTCGGTCCCGGCCTTCGCCGGCGCCAGGCCCGACGTCTCGATTGCCGGTCGCTGGCGCGTGGTGGTCGCGGAGCGCGCGCCGTGGAATACGGCTCCGACGCTTGCGACCCCGCTCATGCGCTCGGGTCTCGTGTTTCGCGACGGGCGCCTCGAAGGACCGGCGCCGATCGCCTGTGCACCGGCCGATTTCGAGATCGCCATGGTGCCGGCCGAAGGGCTGTTCCAGGGAGCCTTGCCGGCCGACAGGGCGGTCGATCTCGGCGCAAGGCTTGGTGTTGTGGGCCCGGGCGAGACGGTCACATACCGAGTGACCTGTCCCAACGGCTCGTTCGACTTTCATCGGGCGACCGATTCGATCTCGCTGAAATTCGCGCTGGACGGCGTCGTCTACACCCTCAGGCAGCCCGAGCAGGATGACGGCAGCCGGCCGGACGCGGCCTTCGTCCAAGCCGCGCCGGCAGGATTCGATTGTGGCCGCGCACGCTCGACCGCCGAGCGGCTGATCTGCGCCGATGCCGACACGACCCGCCTCGACGGCGAGATGGCGGCGGCTTTCGGTCGGCTGCGCCTCGCATTGTCAGCCGAGGGCCGCGAGGCGCTGGTCGCAGCCCAGCGCGTTTTTCTCGGCTTCCGCGATCGGCAGTGCCGCACCGGCGGCGCCATGCCGCGCGGGGACGAGGAGCGCCGCCAGGCGATCCAGTGCCTCGGGGAGGTAACCGGCGCGCGCGCCGATCTGCTGAAGAGCCTGACGGTCCGTCGCATCGGCGACCTGATCATCGAGCCCCACCTGACGACCCGCTGGGAAACGCGCGCCAGCGACGGCAGCGAGGCTCGCTCGCTGCTGATGGACGATGTCGTCCCTGTCGCTTCCGGCCCTGGAGCCGACATGTTCAACCGTGTGTATCGCGCTGCGATCCCGACCGGCCGCCCGCTCGACGTCGCGCTCTATCGCCAGCGCATGCCGGATCTCGTGGGCACGCTGACCCGGACCTATGACATCTCGCTTGCCGATGGGCGGATGGTGAGCCTGGTGGTCACCGGGCATATCGAGACCGGCACGCGCGTGTCTCCTGACGTGAAGGCCGTGACAATCGACCGGGCCCGCGGCCGGCTGGCGAGCCTTGGCGACATTTTCCGGGTGGATGAGGCCTTCCGCGCCGCGATCCGCGAACGGATCGTCACTCAGGCGCGGGAGCGCAATCAATCGCCGGCCCGCGAGGATATGGACCGGCGCATCGCCGATGCCGGAAATTGGAGCTTCCAGGCCGACAAGGCCGTGCTGCTCAAGCCCTGGCTGGGGTCCGATCCGGAGGAACTGGAGATACCGGCGAACGAGCTGGTGCCGTTCCTTCGCCCGGATGGCCTCTGGCGCCCCAGGCGCTGA
- the rpsU gene encoding 30S ribosomal protein S21, producing the protein MQVLVRDNNVDQALRVLKKKMQREGIFREMKQRSAYEKPSERKTREKAEAVRRARKAARKQAQREGLIAAPKPKAKPVRRAPAAGFAPGGAPSTSTTQE; encoded by the coding sequence GTGCAGGTTCTCGTTCGCGACAACAACGTCGACCAGGCGCTCCGCGTCCTGAAGAAGAAAATGCAGCGGGAAGGTATTTTCCGCGAAATGAAGCAGCGCTCGGCTTATGAGAAGCCCTCCGAGCGCAAGACCCGCGAGAAGGCTGAAGCTGTGCGCCGCGCCCGCAAGGCCGCCCGCAAGCAGGCCCAGCGCGAAGGTCTCATCGCCGCGCCGAAGCCGAAGGCCAAGCCCGTCCGCCGCGCACCGGCTGCCGGCTTTGCCCCGGGCGGCGCTCCGTCCACCTCAACGACCCAGGAATAA
- a CDS encoding DUF6481 family protein, translating to MSFQPADFADRRAKAEEAKKALLEKFRSRPGPDHPETLKREAERRAIAEARAAREAEREAKRRAELEVIAAEEAARAEAEKVRLAAEAAKRAEEEAALAADRPRQIMREVAQYAQFRVAKGAARR from the coding sequence TTGTCCTTCCAGCCTGCCGATTTCGCCGACCGCCGCGCCAAGGCGGAAGAAGCCAAGAAAGCCCTGCTCGAGAAATTCCGTTCGCGGCCGGGGCCGGACCATCCGGAGACGCTGAAGCGTGAAGCCGAGCGTCGGGCCATCGCAGAGGCGCGTGCCGCTCGCGAGGCTGAGCGCGAAGCCAAGCGCCGGGCGGAACTTGAAGTGATCGCCGCCGAAGAGGCTGCCCGCGCCGAGGCCGAAAAGGTCCGTCTGGCTGCGGAAGCCGCCAAGCGCGCCGAGGAAGAGGCGGCGCTTGCTGCCGATCGTCCTCGCCAGATCATGCGGGAAGTTGCGCAATACGCGCAGTTCCGCGTGGCCAAGGGTGCCGCTCGCCGCTGA
- a CDS encoding glycosyltransferase family 87 protein, which yields MVTSYSGDQLRGGRSRGLLAAGRNIDGRLIFAMVLFGLGAWSVAALQVASGRGIMAAGGIYAIGRDFAIIWTAAQMARQGNVAEIFDTGRFMEAAHRLVDPALSFHMWSYPPTALINVLPLGYLPYWPAYLLWNLVGLTVLFGAGRLFFGKGLAAPLLLVSPAAAVNVTLGQNGFVSASLMLAGLALVDARPRLAGVLFGLLGFKPQLGILLPVGLLAARRYWPIATAALTGLGMVLVSAILFGPQAWVAFLASTVPAQTQMMVGDGPFRWMAPSAFMSGLILFGPGHGPMLAQAPFTILGCVLAWRAFRQGGDPALRAAVLIVATFVASPQAFNYDMIPVAAAALVLARASPTVLDLGLVCLLWCAPVLVVVVNSLGLPVIPLVMAAAAIRLDRISRAARPAALTWRPS from the coding sequence ATGGTCACTTCTTATTCTGGTGATCAGCTGCGTGGCGGTCGCAGCCGTGGCCTGCTTGCGGCGGGCCGGAATATCGACGGCCGTCTCATCTTCGCGATGGTCCTGTTTGGCCTGGGCGCCTGGTCGGTCGCAGCCCTCCAGGTGGCAAGCGGGCGCGGGATCATGGCCGCCGGCGGCATCTATGCGATCGGCCGCGATTTCGCGATCATCTGGACCGCCGCGCAGATGGCGCGTCAGGGCAACGTGGCCGAAATCTTCGATACCGGGCGGTTCATGGAGGCCGCGCACCGCCTGGTCGATCCGGCGCTCAGCTTCCACATGTGGTCCTACCCGCCGACCGCGCTCATCAATGTTCTGCCACTCGGCTATCTGCCCTATTGGCCGGCCTATCTGCTCTGGAACCTCGTTGGCCTGACCGTCCTGTTCGGCGCCGGGCGGCTGTTCTTCGGCAAGGGGTTGGCCGCACCGCTCCTGCTGGTGTCGCCAGCGGCCGCCGTCAACGTGACGCTAGGCCAGAACGGCTTCGTATCCGCATCGCTCATGCTGGCGGGCCTCGCCCTGGTCGATGCGCGCCCGCGCCTGGCGGGCGTGCTCTTTGGCCTGCTGGGGTTCAAGCCGCAGCTGGGGATCCTCCTGCCGGTCGGCCTGCTCGCGGCCCGCCGCTATTGGCCGATCGCCACAGCCGCGCTCACCGGGCTGGGCATGGTGCTTGTGTCGGCCATCCTGTTCGGCCCGCAGGCATGGGTGGCCTTCCTTGCGTCGACTGTGCCGGCCCAGACCCAGATGATGGTTGGCGATGGCCCCTTTCGATGGATGGCGCCGTCCGCCTTCATGTCGGGGCTGATCCTGTTCGGCCCGGGGCATGGCCCTATGCTGGCGCAGGCGCCTTTCACCATCCTTGGCTGCGTGCTTGCCTGGCGCGCCTTTCGCCAAGGCGGCGATCCCGCCTTGCGCGCGGCAGTCCTGATCGTCGCGACCTTCGTCGCCAGCCCGCAGGCCTTCAATTACGACATGATCCCGGTTGCGGCCGCAGCGCTTGTCCTAGCGCGCGCATCTCCCACCGTGCTCGATCTCGGCCTGGTCTGTCTGCTGTGGTGCGCCCCGGTTCTCGTGGTTGTCGTCAACAGCCTGGGCCTGCCGGTGATTCCCCTGGTCATGGCCGCGGCGGCCATCAGGCTGGATCGCATCAGCCGCGCTGCCCGGCCTGCCGCATTGACTTGGCGCCCGTCCTGA
- the prfB gene encoding peptide chain release factor 2 (programmed frameshift) — translation MRADIVATAEAIKESVGLLRRHLDWDVSTKRLAELNALAESQDLWNDPEKAQKVMQERTALDSRMTALTEISRDLADNLELAEMAEAEGDTGTLDEAAAALVATKTRAARLQLEALLSGEADANDTYLEVHAGAGGTESQDWALMLLRMYTRWAERRGYKVELMEESRGEEAGLKSATLLIKGHNAYGWLKTEAGVHRLVRISPFDSNARRHTSFSSATVYPVVDDKIDIKLNESDVRIDTMRSGGAGGQHVNKTESAVRLVHNPTGVMVVSEGSRSQHANRAVAWQMLRAKLYERELKIREEAAAADFAAKTDIGWGHQIRSYVLQPYQLVKDLRTGKTSGVPSEVLDGDLDGFMEATLAMRAYGTKEGDTDDVE, via the exons ATGCGTGCCGACATCGTCGCCACCGCCGAGGCCATCAAGGAGTCAGTCGGACTCCTGAGGAGGCATCTT GACTGGGATGTCTCGACGAAACGCCTCGCCGAACTGAACGCTCTCGCCGAGAGCCAGGACCTCTGGAACGATCCGGAAAAGGCCCAGAAGGTCATGCAGGAGCGCACCGCGCTCGATAGCCGCATGACCGCCCTGACCGAGATCAGCCGCGATCTCGCCGACAATCTCGAACTCGCCGAAATGGCGGAGGCCGAGGGCGACACCGGCACGCTCGATGAAGCTGCGGCCGCTCTGGTCGCGACGAAGACCCGCGCCGCGCGCCTGCAGCTCGAGGCCCTGCTCTCGGGCGAGGCCGACGCCAACGACACCTATCTGGAAGTCCATGCCGGCGCCGGCGGCACAGAGAGCCAGGACTGGGCGCTCATGCTGCTGCGCATGTACACCCGCTGGGCGGAGCGGCGCGGCTACAAGGTCGAGCTGATGGAAGAGAGCCGCGGCGAAGAAGCGGGCTTGAAGTCGGCGACGCTGCTCATCAAGGGCCACAATGCCTATGGCTGGCTGAAGACCGAGGCCGGCGTGCATCGTCTGGTGCGCATCTCGCCCTTCGATTCGAATGCCCGCCGCCACACGTCGTTCTCATCGGCCACTGTCTATCCCGTCGTCGACGACAAGATCGACATCAAGCTCAACGAGAGTGATGTCCGCATCGATACGATGCGCTCCGGCGGTGCCGGCGGCCAGCACGTCAACAAGACCGAATCGGCCGTCCGTCTCGTCCACAATCCGACCGGCGTCATGGTCGTGTCGGAAGGCTCGCGCTCCCAGCACGCCAACCGTGCCGTCGCCTGGCAGATGCTGCGCGCCAAGCTCTACGAGCGCGAATTGAAGATCCGCGAGGAGGCGGCAGCCGCCGACTTCGCCGCCAAGACCGATATCGGCTGGGGCCACCAGATCCGCTCCTACGTGCTGCAGCCCTATCAGCTCGTGAAGGACCTGCGCACCGGCAAGACCTCGGGCGTGCCGTCCGAAGTGCTCGACGGCGATCTCGACGGCTTCATGGAGGCGACGCTCGCCATGCGGGCCTATGGCACCAAGGAAGGCGATACCGACGACGTCGAATAG
- a CDS encoding outer membrane protein, which translates to MKKLLVACLASTALVSGASAADLGVRRVAVPAAIVAPSFSWTGFYAGLNVGLGSVNTNLSALTGGNLAGTATAFVGGGQIGYNHQINNIVLGIEGDLGYFGAQRRGAPINFGAFAAQFAWRTTWDASIRGRLGVAVDRTLLYVTGGVAFADLRVSQTDITNNIVLASQTQVRAGWTVGAGVEHALTPNWTVRAEYLYANYGSRTIAAIPGVSMQTHKVRLGVNYLFSTGPSAIVARY; encoded by the coding sequence ATGAAGAAGCTCCTCGTCGCCTGCCTCGCCTCGACCGCCCTCGTTTCGGGCGCTTCTGCCGCCGACCTCGGTGTGCGCCGCGTCGCGGTTCCGGCCGCCATCGTCGCGCCGTCGTTCAGCTGGACCGGCTTCTATGCCGGTCTCAATGTCGGCCTCGGTTCGGTGAACACCAATCTCTCGGCCCTGACCGGCGGCAATCTGGCCGGCACTGCCACCGCCTTCGTCGGCGGCGGCCAGATCGGCTACAACCACCAGATCAACAATATCGTGCTCGGCATCGAAGGCGATCTCGGCTATTTCGGCGCCCAGCGCCGCGGCGCCCCGATCAATTTCGGCGCTTTCGCCGCGCAGTTCGCCTGGCGTACCACGTGGGACGCCTCGATCCGCGGCCGCCTCGGTGTCGCGGTTGACCGCACCCTGCTCTATGTGACCGGCGGTGTGGCCTTCGCCGATCTGCGCGTGTCGCAGACCGACATCACCAACAACATCGTTCTGGCGTCCCAGACCCAGGTGCGGGCCGGCTGGACTGTCGGCGCCGGTGTCGAACACGCGCTGACGCCGAACTGGACCGTGCGGGCCGAATATCTCTACGCCAATTACGGCAGCCGGACGATTGCAGCCATTCCCGGCGTGTCCATGCAGACGCACAAGGTTCGTCTCGGCGTGAACTACCTGTTCTCGACCGGCCCGTCGGCCATCGTCGCCCGCTACTGA
- a CDS encoding MBL fold metallo-hydrolase — protein MRLFKPPSSAFRAEPVSPARRGFLATACACCAVWALDPSPALAQSPEVLRHIAAAREAAGSDLVSYFGLSQIAVPTPGQRSVSPDQLMRMPTPPPGRAFDNLYFVGNRWVSAWAITTSDGIILIDAMDNDDEAEHIIDAGMRKLGLDPKAIKMVIVTHGHGDHYGGVGYLKRQYNPQIVASTLDWTMMETNLEFDRPDWGRPPQRDVAVDDGAVLRLGDTAIDVLLTPGHTMGTISLLFNAKSGGSTHRVMLWGGTAFNFGRRPDRLTRINAYIDGTERAREIAARQNVEVFISNHNIYDQAVEKLEALGKGGPNPFVLGSATTVRALTVMNECAKATRVVWSS, from the coding sequence ATGCGCTTGTTCAAACCGCCCAGCAGTGCGTTCCGCGCCGAACCGGTCTCGCCCGCGCGGCGGGGGTTCCTGGCTACCGCCTGTGCCTGCTGCGCGGTGTGGGCTCTGGACCCGAGCCCGGCCCTTGCCCAATCGCCCGAGGTCCTGCGCCACATCGCCGCCGCGCGCGAGGCGGCCGGCAGCGACCTCGTGTCCTATTTCGGCCTCAGCCAGATCGCCGTGCCAACGCCCGGTCAACGATCGGTGTCGCCGGACCAGTTGATGCGCATGCCGACGCCCCCGCCGGGGCGCGCCTTCGACAATCTCTATTTCGTCGGCAATCGCTGGGTCAGCGCCTGGGCGATCACGACGTCGGACGGCATCATCCTGATCGATGCCATGGACAATGACGACGAGGCCGAACACATCATCGATGCCGGGATGCGCAAGCTCGGCCTCGATCCCAAAGCTATCAAGATGGTCATCGTCACCCATGGCCATGGCGACCATTATGGCGGCGTCGGCTACCTCAAGCGGCAGTACAATCCGCAGATCGTCGCCAGCACGCTCGACTGGACGATGATGGAGACCAATCTTGAATTCGACCGGCCGGACTGGGGGCGCCCACCGCAGCGGGATGTGGCGGTGGATGACGGCGCCGTGCTGCGGCTCGGCGACACCGCCATCGATGTTCTGCTGACGCCTGGGCATACGATGGGAACGATTTCGCTTCTGTTCAACGCGAAGAGCGGCGGGTCGACCCATCGAGTCATGCTGTGGGGCGGTACCGCGTTCAATTTCGGCCGCCGGCCCGACCGCCTGACCAGGATCAATGCCTATATCGACGGAACAGAGCGGGCTCGCGAGATTGCCGCACGCCAGAATGTCGAGGTCTTCATCTCCAACCACAATATCTATGATCAGGCGGTGGAGAAGCTGGAGGCGCTCGGCAAGGGTGGACCGAATCCGTTCGTGCTCGGTTCAGCGACGACAGTGCGCGCGCTGACGGTGATGAACGAATGCGCCAAGGCCACAAGGGTGGTCTGGTCCAGCTAG